From Candidatus Protochlamydia phocaeensis, one genomic window encodes:
- the prfA gene encoding peptide chain release factor 1: MEKKVQQLLERLSEVEEVLGQPHVYDDQKKYRALTQEHAYLNELKAAWEEKKRLQQQVVDNEELLKIEKDAEFAEILREDIQQLEKRVEDLQAKIENLLVPPDPLDHRPSILELRAGTGGDEAALFVGDCVRMYKLYADRSGWRYELLSCTPSDLGGFKEYIMVLVGPNVHRFLQYEAGTHRVQRVPETEAQGRVHTSAITVAVLPEPDENEEVNLDDKDLRIDTYRSSGAGGQHVNTTDSAVRITHIPSGIVVYCQEERSQHKNKDKAMRLLKAKIAEIEQQKKQQAMASARAMQVGSGDRSERIRTYNFPQNRITDHRINLTKYNLDQVMEGDLDEITSALVAYFHQEKLKGSEEE, translated from the coding sequence ATGGAAAAAAAAGTGCAACAGCTTCTAGAACGTTTATCAGAAGTCGAGGAAGTGCTAGGGCAGCCTCATGTGTATGATGATCAAAAAAAATACCGGGCTTTAACTCAAGAGCATGCTTATTTAAACGAACTAAAAGCGGCATGGGAAGAAAAAAAACGTTTGCAACAGCAAGTCGTGGATAATGAAGAGCTGCTCAAAATTGAAAAAGACGCTGAATTTGCTGAAATATTAAGAGAAGATATTCAGCAATTGGAAAAGCGGGTGGAGGATTTGCAAGCGAAGATTGAAAATCTATTAGTGCCGCCCGATCCTCTTGATCATCGCCCGTCTATTTTGGAATTGCGAGCGGGAACAGGCGGAGATGAAGCGGCTCTCTTTGTAGGCGACTGCGTCCGCATGTATAAGCTGTATGCCGACCGCAGCGGGTGGCGTTATGAGCTTTTATCCTGCACGCCTTCCGATTTGGGTGGATTTAAAGAATATATCATGGTTTTAGTGGGGCCGAATGTCCACCGCTTCCTTCAATATGAGGCCGGGACTCATCGCGTGCAGCGCGTTCCCGAGACAGAAGCGCAAGGACGCGTACACACTTCTGCTATTACTGTTGCTGTTTTGCCTGAACCCGATGAAAATGAAGAAGTCAATTTAGACGATAAGGATTTGCGAATCGATACCTATCGCTCTTCAGGAGCGGGAGGCCAGCACGTCAATACGACAGATAGCGCCGTCCGCATCACCCATATCCCCTCTGGAATTGTCGTATATTGTCAAGAAGAGCGCAGTCAGCATAAGAACAAAGACAAAGCGATGCGCCTGTTAAAAGCGAAAATAGCTGAGATCGAACAGCAAAAAAAACAACAAGCCATGGCGAGCGCGCGGGCAATGCAGGTTGGATCGGGAGACCGCTCAGAACGCATTCGTACCTATAATTTTCCGCAGAATCGCATTACCGACCACCGCATCAACCTGACTAAATATAATTTGGATCAGGTCATGGAAGGGGACTTGGACGAAATTACATCGGCTTTGGTGGCGTATTTTCATCAGGAAAAATTGAAGGGTTCCGAAGAGGAATGA
- the prmC gene encoding peptide chain release factor N(5)-glutamine methyltransferase — MKVIAEALQILTHALEKAASIPYARRQAEEILCDVLSCDRLSLYINSRHPLKSEEWANCQAYLARRLKGEPLAYIKGTIEFYNCLIHVNPSVLIPRQETEILVDKIVHILSKEDLRGKTLWDVCCGSGCIGIALKKRFPLLQVVLADQSKEALELASYNANENKEDVVCLQGDLLTPFQGQKTHFFVCNPPYISEQEFEQLDPDVREFEPKLALLGGVSGIEFYERLAKELPVYLHPHSKVWFEIGYNQGEAVQALFKSPPWKNQHLENDWAGHNRFFFLENE, encoded by the coding sequence ATGAAAGTGATTGCTGAGGCATTGCAGATTTTAACGCATGCACTAGAAAAGGCTGCTTCAATTCCTTATGCGCGCCGCCAGGCTGAAGAAATCCTGTGCGATGTCCTCTCTTGTGATCGATTGTCCCTATATATCAATAGCCGACACCCTCTAAAGAGTGAGGAGTGGGCGAATTGCCAGGCTTATTTGGCTAGGCGTTTAAAGGGGGAACCCTTGGCTTATATTAAGGGAACAATTGAGTTTTATAACTGCTTGATCCATGTCAATCCTTCTGTTTTGATTCCGCGGCAGGAAACGGAAATCCTCGTCGATAAAATCGTGCATATCCTGTCTAAAGAAGACCTTAGGGGAAAAACATTGTGGGATGTCTGTTGCGGATCGGGATGCATAGGGATTGCCTTGAAAAAACGCTTTCCTCTTTTGCAAGTCGTATTGGCGGATCAATCCAAAGAAGCTCTGGAACTGGCATCTTATAATGCCAATGAAAATAAAGAGGATGTTGTCTGCTTGCAGGGAGATTTATTAACTCCCTTTCAAGGGCAAAAAACGCATTTTTTTGTTTGCAATCCGCCTTATATATCCGAGCAGGAATTTGAACAATTGGATCCCGACGTACGTGAGTTTGAGCCCAAGCTTGCCCTGTTAGGAGGCGTGTCGGGAATAGAATTTTATGAAAGGCTGGCCAAGGAGCTGCCGGTTTATCTCCACCCTCATAGCAAGGTTTGGTTTGAGATTGGCTACAATCAAGGGGAAGCGGTTCAAGCGCTTTTTAAAAGCCCTCCTTGGAAAAATCAACATTTAGAAAATGATTGGGCGGGGCATAATCGCTTCTTTTTCCTTGAAAATGAATGA
- a CDS encoding type B 50S ribosomal protein L31: MKKNAHPPYQQVLFVDSASGHRFVCGSTLQTEAKEVFNGVEYPVSYLSISSSSHPFFTGSKQLVDSEGRVEKFKKRFERKKEAGADQQESNDSGKQESEKKPAVKAAKKR; this comes from the coding sequence ATGAAGAAGAATGCACATCCGCCTTATCAGCAAGTTTTATTTGTCGATTCCGCCTCTGGCCATCGATTTGTGTGCGGATCTACTTTACAAACAGAAGCAAAAGAAGTTTTCAACGGTGTCGAATACCCTGTTAGCTATCTTTCTATTTCTTCTTCTTCTCACCCCTTTTTCACAGGCAGCAAGCAGCTTGTAGACTCAGAAGGGCGTGTTGAGAAGTTTAAGAAGCGTTTTGAGCGCAAGAAAGAAGCTGGAGCTGATCAGCAAGAATCCAATGACAGCGGCAAACAAGAATCTGAAAAGAAACCTGCTGTTAAAGCGGCTAAAAAGCGTTAG